Below is a genomic region from Dictyoglomus sp..
TTATAAAAGGCAATAATAATTCTTTACCTTGGTTTTCTACCACAAAAACATCATTACTTCCTGTTTGTATTATCTCTCTAACAGTTCCTAAAAATTCGCCATTTAAATCATAAACAGATAATCCTAAAATTTGAAAGAAATAAAAAGAACCTTCAGGCAACTCAAGAAGCAAATCTTCTTCTAATAAAAGCCAGTTTCCTCTTAATTTCTCTATTGAATTTCTATCTTTAAATTCTTCAAAGTATACTACATATCCTTTCCCATGAAAATGTATATTTTCAAGCGTAACTTCTTTTTTTATGTATTCTGTATCTCCCTCCGCAATATATAATTTTTGTCCTTTTCTTAATTTGAAAATATAATCATAAAAAGAGTATATTTTTATTCCACCTCTTATACCAAACGGTTCTCCTAACTTTGCAATTCTTATTAACCTTCTTTCATTCATTCTATTGGAGTACTTCTATAACTACTTTTTTACCCTTTTTTAATCCTGCAACTCTAACAATAGTCTGCAAAGCTTTAACAGTCTGACCTTGTTTTCCAATCACTCTGCCTCTATCTTCTGGCGCAACTTTTACTTCAAGAATCACAGACTTTGTTCCTTCTACCTCTCTTACTTCTACTTCCTCAGGATGCTGAACAATAGCCTTAATAATATATTCCAACAATTCTTTCATTAAAACCAAATCCCCCTTTTTATTCTTTACCAAAATTATTTAACCAATTATACCTAATTTTCTCAATATTTTTTCTACAGCTTCCGAGGGTTGAGCTCCTACACTCAACCAGTACTTAACTCTATCTTCCTTTAATTGCACAGTTTCTGGATTAGTCTTAGGATCATAAAATCCTAAAATTTCCAAATGTTTTCCCTCTCGTGGTCTTTTACTATCTATGGCAACAATTCTATATACTGGTCTATTTTTTGCTCCAATCCTTGTCAATCTTATTTTTACCATTACTTCACCTCCTCTCTATGAGAATACTATATAAAAGGGAAAATATTTTTCTTTGCTTTAGAGAAGTTTTTAATAATCTCTAAAGTTTGGAAATATTGTTTCAGAAGCCTATTTACATCCTGTACCGTTGTACCACTTCCTTTTGCAATTCTTATTTTTCTGCTTCCATTAATAATAGAAGGGTTTCTTCTCTCTTCTCTTGTCATAGAATCAATAATTGCTAAAAACTTTTTTACTTCTTTCTCATTTACTTCAGGCTTTATCTTATTTTTAGGAATACCTGGTAACATATCCAAAATTTGCTCAAAAGTTCCTATTTTTGTAATTTCTTTAAGTTGTATATAAAAATCTTCTAAATCGAACTTTGCTTTTTTTAATTTTTCTTGAATTCTTTCTTGCTTTTCTAATTCAATATTTGCTTCAATTCTCTCAATTAAGGTAGCAATGTCTCCCATTCCTAAAATTCTTCCTGCAAGACGATCAGGATAAAAGTACTCTAAATCATTAATCTTTTCTCCTATTCCTATAAATTTAATAGGCTTTCCTGTCACCGCTCTAACAGATAATGCAGAACCACCTCTTGCATCCCCATCTAATTTAGTAAGAATAATCCCTGTTATTGAAATTCTCTGATTAAATTTCTCTGCAATATTTATGGCATCCTGACCTGTCATGCCATCTAATACTAAAAGAACCTCAGAAGGATTAAAAGTATTAGTTAAATCTTCTAACTCTTTCATCATATCTTCGTCTACATGAAGACGCCCTGTGGTATCTACTATAAGTATATCCATAAGTCTTTCTCTTCCAATTCTTATTGCATTTTCTATTATCTCTTTTGAAGAATTTCCTTCTTGTACTACAGGAATTTTTATTTTTTCTCCTAAGACTTCTAATTGCTTTTTTGCCGCAGGTCTAAAAGTATCTCCTGCAACTAACATAACCCTTTTTTGTTCTTGAAGAAGTTTATAAGCAAGCTTAGCACAAGTAGTTGTTTTCCCAGAGCCCTGTAATCCTACAAGAAATATGAGAGATGGTTTTTTATTACCAAGATTTATTCCCACTTTTTCTTTTCCTAAAAGATCTACTAACTCCTCATAAAGAATCTTTAAAACTTGCTGAAAAGGAGATACACTTTTAAGAACCTCTTCCTTAAGGGCTTTTTCTTTTACTTTATTTAAAAGCTCTTTTACTACTCTATAATGAACATCCGCTTCAAGAAGAGCTTGTCTTATCTCTCTTAAAGCTTCTTCTATGTCTTTTTCAGAAAGTAAACCTCTATTTCTTAATCTTTTGAAAATATTTTGTAAACGATCTGTTAAGCTCTCAAACATAATTAACTTCCTTTTGACTTAATTTATACTTAGCATACTATAGACAATATTAAAACCATTGTCAATCATTTTTTTATTCTCAAAATTATTATATAAATTTAAATTTTTTATGTTAAAATATCTTTAAAATAAAATTATTAAAGAAAGGAGGTGGATAATCATGAGAAATAATAAAAATATACAAAAAGAAATTTCTGAAGAAATGCTACAAAGTATTGCAGAAGTTTTAAATTCCTTAGCCCATCCCCTCCGATTAAAAATTATACTTTATCTTTATGAACATCCTGCTTCTGTTTCAGAAATGTTACAAATATTAAATGTAAGACAGCCTAATCTATCTCAGCATTTAAACCTCTTAAAAAGATTAAAAATTTTAAAAACAAAAAGACAAGGAAGAATGATTTATTATCATCTTAACTGTCCTGAGCTTAGAGACTATATCATAAACATTATTGAGCTTCTAAATAAATTAAAACTTATCGTATAGTAAAGGAAAAATATTTCTCAAAAATTATTCTAACTCTTTATTCTTTCTTCTATTAATAAGACAAAAGTAGAATTTTTCGTATATTTCATAACATTTTTCTTGTCAAAAATAGATAATACATTAAAATATATCTTAGACGATTATTGCGGATGTGGCGGAATGGCAGACGCACAAGACTCAGGATCTTGTGGGGTATTCCCCGTGGGGGTTCAAATCCCCCCATCCGCACCAAGCTAATTTGTAGGGGGAGTATATGGAAAGAATTTCTTATATTATCCTAATCACAATCTCAGTGATATGGTTATTAGCTGTAGTATTTGGTTTTATTATGGCTTTTCCTTACGGAATAATTGGAATTTTCCTTATTATTGCTCTAGGACTATTATTTATTAAGGTTATTAAAGAAAAATTAGAAAGAAAAAGTGAGGAAGACAAATATAAAAATGTTAAATGGTAAAAAGGGGGTATCTTAAGTGATAATCACAACTACCGATCATATTCCTGGATATGAAATTATTGAAATTATTGGAATAGTAAAGGGAAGTTCTGCAAGAGCAAGACATCTAGGAAAGGATATTTTAGCAGCTTTAAGAAATATTGTTGGAGGAGAAGTATTAGAATATACAAAACTTATAGGAGAATCTAGAGAACAAGCTATTGAGCGAATGATTCAAGAAGCAGAAAATTTAGGGGCAGATGCAATAATTGGTGTAAGATTTGGCACTACGCAGATTATGCAAGGAGTAGCGGAAATTCTTGCTTATGGTACCGCAGTAAAGTTAAAGAAAAAAGAATAAAGAAAATATTCTTAAAATTAATGAAATCTTGAGTTTTTTCTAATAGTCTTATTATTAATAATTATCACCTAAAATTTAAAAAAATTTGACATTGAATTTCTTTTTTATATAATTTCTCATGGAAACTAATAATAAAGGAGGAATTTATATGTAATCAATTTAATAAAAATTTTAAAATTCACGATTAATATTTCTTTCAGAAAGTAATTAGAAAGGGGGTATAAAAATTGAAGCCCAGAGTATTTTTTTTACTCTTTTTAATTCTTCTTCCTCTTATAATAGGATATGCTACACAGCCTGCTCCTCCCCCAGTAACAGAAGAAAATATACTCAAAAATGGTGATTTTTCCAAACCAATTTTATATATAACCCCAGACTATCCAGAAATTCCAACAGGAGACTTTGATACAAAAGGTACTTGGCTTTTTAGAACTGGAGATGGTGCCCAAGCAACAGGAATCTTAGAAAATGGAGTTTTAAAAGTCTCAATCACAAATGGTGGACCTAATTCTTGGTCGGTACAGGTATTGCAATCTCCTATAACAATTGAATATTTAGGAATATATAAAGTGGAATTTGAAGCATGGGCGGATAAAGCAAGAAAGATTGGAGTAAAAATTGGAGGAACCGCAGGAAGAGGATGGCCTGCTTATAATCCAGGACCTTCTGGACAAGTTGATCAATCGGGAGGATATGCAATAAATATTACAACAGAGAAAAAAGTTTATACTTTTGAATTTACTATGAAACAAGACACGGACAATAAAGCAAGATTTGAATTTCAACTGGGACAAGACACAGGAAATATATATATTGATAATGTAAAACTAAAAAGAATAGGAACAGCAGAGCCCCCTGCTCCACCACCTGCCCTAGGAGAAAAATACTGGTATGAGGTAGTATGGCAAGAAAATTTTGATGGACCTTCCATTAATGAAAATATTTGGAGTTTTGAAATAGGAAATGGTCATGCCCAAGGAATCCCAGGATGGGGTAATGCAGAGTTACAGTATTACAAAAAAGAGAATGCTTATATAGAGAATGGAGTATTAGTAATTGAAGCAAAGAAAGAAACTGTTAGTGATGCTTATGGAACCTACAATTACACTTCTGCAAGAATGAAAACTCAAGGAAAATTTAATGTAAAATTTGGAAGAATAGAATTTAGGGCAAAACTTCCAAAGGGGAAAGGAATATGGCCAGCATTATGGACTCTAGGAGAAGATATTACTCAAGTGGGATGGCCTGCTTGTGGAGAGATTGATGTAATGGAGCTTTTAGGACATGAACCCAATAAAGTATATGGAACAGTTCATGGACCAGGATACTCTGGAGCTCAAAGTGTTGGTGGAAACTATAAGCTTCCTTCTGGAGATTTTACGCAAGATTTTAATATTTTTGCAGTAGAGTGGGATCCCATTGGAATCAAATGGTATGTTAATAACGTAAAATTCTTCCAAGTAACTAAACCTGAGTTAGATTTTAAAGGAGGATGGGTATTTAACAAACCTTTCTTTATTATAATGAATGTAGCAGTTGGTGGATACTGGCCAGGGTATCCTGACAAAACCACAGTATTTCCACAAAAAATGTATGTAGATTATATAAAGGTTTATAAAGGTGTAACCATGGGAGCAATTGATAATGGCAATTTTGAATATCCATTAACTAATGATCAAACAAACTGGCCCGATGATTGGTTCGTATGGTTTGGTTCACAATATGGAATGGGAGGAACTGCTACAGCAAAAGTTGAGAATAAAGTTGCGGTAGTTAATGTTGAAAACTATGGAGGGGAACCTTGGCATGTACAATTCAATCAATGGGTAGGACTTTCTAAAGGAAAAACTTATAAACTAACATTTAAAGCAAAAGCAGAAAATGGGAGAGATATTAATGTAAAATTCTTACATCCTACAAATTATACTCCATATGCTATAAAAACTTTTACTTTAACCTCAGATTGGCAGAATTTCGATTTACAGTTTTCCTTTAATGCGGACTATCCTGTTGCAAATCTATCTATTGAACTTGGAAAAACCTCAAATCCTACAACAGGAAAAGTTTACTTTGATGATTTCCTCCTTACAGAAGTTCAATAAAAGTTTTAAGGGAGAGGTAAAAACCTCTCCCTTATTCTTTTTCTTTAGATATTTTCAGGATTATATACAACAGTTGCAGATTCATAAGTTACAAATAACCCTCTAAAACTACTATAAGGATATGGCTCCCCCTTTATCTCCCCTTTTATTATTTTTTCTACAGCTATAATTAGATCTTTCAGGTATTTTATATTTAATGGTCCATTGTCTCCTAAATGGCCATGATAAATTTTTTTATAATCTTTTATTCTTTCATAAAAATTGTAGAGATTTATTATATATTCCTTTAAAGGTAAACATCCTGGAAGGTGCATCCAAGTATGGCCAGCTCCTATTGCATCACCAGTAAAAACAATTTTATTTTTGTCATCGAGTAATACTATAGATCCTGGCGTATGACCAGGAACTTCCATAATTTCTAAAACTCTATCTCCCAAATCAAATATATCTTTAGTCTTTACATCTATAAAATTAGAATAATCAATATTAATGTTAAATATTTTTATAATCTCAACTTCTTTATGATTCATATAAACTTTCTCAAATTGATGTGCTTGCATTATGTGATCCCAATGAGCATGAGAGATTATAACCTCAATGGGTTTATTAGTTAAGTTTTTTAAATAATCTTTCAAAGCACCTGTTCCCATACCTGTATCAAAAAGAATTGCTTTTTCTTTGCCCTCTATTAGGTACATACTATCCTTTCTATAATCAAAAATATGCCAAATTTGAGGCTCAATTAAGATAGAATTATAAATATCAGTATTTTTCATTTAATTCCTCCTAAAAATATATTTTATTAATTATTATAGCTCTTTTGATCATATAAAAATATTGACACATAAAAATTAAGAGATATAATTTAATATAAAAGCGTATGCGCAAACGCTTTTAAAAGGAGGTGTTTTTAATGAAGACTTCCCTCAGAAAAGTTTTGCTTCTTTTATTTTTACTTCTCCTTTTAACTAGCCACCATTTAGCCCAGAAGAAGTATAATGAATCTCCAATGCTTGCTCAGCTTGTAAAGCAAGGTAAACTACCTCCAGTAGAACAAAGACTTCCTAAAAATCCCGTGGTGATTAAACCTACAGAAGAAATTGGACAATATGGAGGTACATGGAGAAGAGCTTGGCTTGGAGCTGGTGACAGATGGGGTATTGCAAGAATCTCCATTAGTGCTTCAAATTTACTAAGATTTAGCTCTGATGGTAAAAAAGTTATTCCTTGGCTTGTAGATAAATATACTGTATCTCCTGATGGAAAGATATATACTTTTCATATAAGAGAGGGATTAAAATGGTCTGATGGAACACCTTTTACTGCTGACGATGTAATCTTTTGGTACGAAGATATAATATGCAATAAAGAAATTACTCCAACAATGCCATCCCAATTTGTTGGATCTGATGGAAAATCTATTGCAAAATTTGAAAAAATTGACACTTATACTTTTAGGATTGTATTCCCTGATCCTAAACCACTATTCATATATGACATTCCTGCTCAAGGATGGTATATAGATACTACTCATGGATCTTTATCCTACTATGCACCCAAACACTATCTTAAACAATTCCATCCTAAATATACCCCTCAAGAACAACTAGAAAAGATGGCAAAAGAAGCAGGATTTTCAAGATGGTATGAATTATTTAAATTTAAGGCAGATTGGCTACAGAATCCCGATCTTCCCTTAACTGCTCCATGGAAAGTAGTAAGTAAAAGTCCCAATGAGCCAGTATTTGTAATGGAAAGAAATCCATATTATTTTGCAGTGGATCCTGAAGGAAATCAATTACCATATATAGATAGAATTGTACATTACTTAGTAAGTGATGCAGAAATGATCAATATGAAAGCTATTGCAGGAGAAATTGATTGTCAAGACAGGCATATGAGAGTATCAAATTACTCTCTATTTATGGAAAACGCAGGAAGAGGCAATTACAGAGTACTTCGATGGGCATCTGCTGTAGGATCTGACCCTGCATTATATATCAACCAAAATGTGAAAGATCCTATAAAAAGAAAATTATTCCAAGATGTGAGATTTAGACAAGCTTTGTCCCTTGCAATTAACAGAAGTGAGATAAATAAGATGCTTTATATGGGACTTGGAACTCCTATGCAAGCATCAATACCTAAAGGTGCAGCTTATTATGATGCTTCCTGGGAAAAAGCCTATGCACAATATGATCCTCAAAAGGCTAAAAAGATTTTAGATAGTATGGGATTAAAAATGGGAAAAGATGGATTCAGAGTTGGACCTGATGGAAAAACTATAGAATTAATTATAAGTTTTACTACTTATCCTGGAAATGCCAATATAAATGTTATGGAACTTATTAAAAGTTACTGGGAGAATATAGGAATAAAGACAATCATAAATCAAATTGACAGAAGCTTATATGTAACTAATTGTAACTCTGGAGATATAGAAATTGGTGTATGGGTAATGGACAGATGTTCCAACTTTATCTTAAGTCCTGGAAGAATTTTAGGCACCATAACTGATGGTCCTTGGGCTCCTCTCTATGCAAGATGGTATTGGACAAAAGGTAAAGAAGGAGAAGAACCTACAGGGGATATAAGAAAATTATATGAGCTTTGGGATCAAGTTAATCAAACTATAGATGCAAGAAAAAGAGATCAATTAATAAGAGAGATAGTTTCACTACATAAGAAAAACATATGGATAATTGGAACTGTAGGAGCTTTACCTTCTCTTTGTATTGTGAAAAATAACTTTAGAAATGTACCTGAATATTTGATAAGTGATGCACCTCTGTTTACACCTCTTAATGCATATCCAGAACAATTCTTTATAAAACAATAATTTTTTGACATAAAAATATTCTTCGATTTATAATAAACTACACCCCCCTCCTTATAGGCGGCTGGGAAAAAAGGAACTCTCCCAGTCGCCTCTTTTTGTTAAAAATATTCATAGAGGTTTTTAAGATGAAAGTTTTGGATTTATGGAATAATGGAGATATAAATATAAGAAAAAGGTTATTAAATCTTGCTATTCCTGTTTTTATAGAAAACATCTTTCAACTCTTATTCAGTTTTGTAGATATGTTTTTTGTAGGATTCTTAGGAAATGTTGCTCTCTCAGCTGTTGGATTAGGAGGTCAAATAGTCAATATATTCATAGCTATATTAGCCTCTCTAACTACAGGAACTTTAGTAATGATAGCTCACAGCATTGGGGCTAAAAAGTACAAAGCTGCTCAAGATTATCTTAGAAATTCACTATCTCTTGGAATAGTTTTATCAACATTCTTGTTTCTCTTTGGACTTTTTTTTATAGATCCTTTTTTATCTCTTTTAGGAGCTAAAGAAAGTTTAGCAAGGCTTACGTCTATGTATCTTAAATACATACTAATTCCTGGATTTCTCCTCGTTTTTATCCCTATAATTTCCGCTGGTTTAAGAGGGGCAGGAGATACAAAGACACCTTTATATGTGACTATAGTGGCTAATATTTTAAACATATTTGGAGATTACGTTTTAGTCTTCGGAAAACTAGGTTTTCCTGCTATGGGAGTTGCTGGTGCTGCATTAGCTTCTTCTCTATCAAGATTTATTGCTTTAATCTATCTTTTTATTATTTTATATCACAAAAGTTCCCTATTTAATTTTCGACTTATGGAAATATTAAATCTTCAAAAGGAAAAAATGTTTCAAATATTAAAAATAGGAATTCCTACTTCTCTAGAGCAATTATTTTTTTCAATTGGAGCTTTAATTTATGCTACAATTGTTCTTCAATTAGGCACAAAGGCCTATGCTGCACATAGAATTGCATTAAATATTGAATCTTTATCTTTTCAGCCAGGGTTTGCTTTTGCTGTTGCCGTAACAACTCTTGTGGGACAATTTAGAGGAGCTAAAGAAGATGATAATGCCTACAAAGCTTCTCTAGAAGCCTGGAAAATTGCTGTAACTTTTATGGGAATAATAGGAGTAACTTTATTTTTGTTTCCTGTATATTTAGTAAAGATATTCAGTAGAGAAAAAGATGTTATAAATATGGCAGTTTTAGCACTAAAGATTATTGCTTTTATACAGCCCTTATTAGCTACTAATATGGTTATGGCAGGTTCTCTAAGAGGATCTGGGATGTCAAAACTCCCTATGATTTCCAATGGCTTGGGAATGTGGCTCATTAGAATTCCGCTTACATATTTTTTTATAAATATAATGAAAGTAGGCTTTCCTGGCGCATGGATTGCAATGGCACTTGATATAACCTTTAAAGCTCTTGTAAATTTCTATTTCTTCGTTATAAGAAAATCTTGGAAAAAGTTAGTAGTAAAGGTATCCCTTTAAGGAGAGTCTAAGACTTGATTTTAAAAGTTTTAGATTTACCCTGTTTAGAATATAGAAAGGCTTGGGACTTACAAAAGTTTCTCCATTCTTATAGAGTAAAAGAATGTATTCCAGATGTTCTTATTCTTTTAGAGCATCCTCCAGTAATAACCTTAGGAAGATTTGGAAAATTGGAAAATCTTTTAAAATCAAGGGAAGAATTAGAAAGATTAAAAATAGATTTCTATAAAATTGAAAGGGGAGGAGATATAACTTACCATGGACCTGGACAACTCATAGGATATTTTATTTTTAAGATAAAAAGTATAAAAAAACTAATCTTCTCTGTGGAAGAATCAATTCAGAAACTTTTAAAAAAATATGGAATAAACTCTCAAATCCTAGAAAAATATCCTGGAGTTTGGATAGAAGATAAGAAAATTTGTTCTATTGGTATGACAGTAAGAGCGGGGGTCTCTTTTCATGGCTTTGCTTTAAATATAACCAACGATTTAACTCCCTTTTCTTATATTATTCCTTGTGGTCTAAAAGATAAAAAAATCACTTCAATATATGAAGAGACAAAAATTTCTCTTCCTTTAATAAAAGTAAAGAGAGATTTTGTAGAAATTTTCTTTCAAATTTATGGCTTTGAAAATTTTGTTATTATTGATACTTTTGACGATAAGGTAGACCAAAACCTCGAAAAGCTTTTGGAGGTCCTAAAATCTCCATAAGAATAATAGCTTCAGGCAATCTTTCTTTTAAATCTTTTTCCAAAAATATAAATGGTTTTTCTTCAGACTTTATCTTTTTAGTTACTGTTAATGTTTCTTTAGCATCCTTTGGCTCAATTCTTACTTTTTGAATTTCTCTTTTTACTTTCTCCTCAACACCTTTTTCTAATCTTTCTTCTTGAGTATATAATTCAATCTTTTTAGGGATATTTACCTTTTGTTTTTGAAGCTCTTTTATTGCAGAAGTTATACCCATTAAGATTACAAAAAGAATATATACCCAAAATATCCAGTCCATCATTCTCTACCTTCCTCTGTCTTTTTTCCCAATTGAGCTATGGCTTCTCTCATTGCAGTATCTGCCATTATATTTTTTAAAGTATAGTAATCTAGAACTCCAAGCTTTCCTTCTCTAAAGGCTTGAGCTATAGCGAGAGGAATCTCTCTTTCCGCCTCAATAACTTTTGCTCTCATCTCCTGAGTCAATGCTCTCATTTCTTGTTCCCTAGCAATAGCTAAAGCCCTTCTACTTTCCGCTTGAGCCTGCGCTATCCTCATATCAGCCTCTGCTTGATCACTCTTTAATCTTGCTCCTACATTACTTCCTACATCTACATCTGCAATATCTATAGAAACAATTTCAAAAGCAGTTCCTGCATCTAATCCTTTTGCGAGAACTGTTCTTGAAATACTATCAGGATTCTCTAAAACCTCTTTATAACTTTCCGCAGATCCAATAGTTGTAACAATTCCTTCCCCTACTCTTGCTATTACTGTTGCTTCTCCTGCTCCTCCCACTAGTCTTTCGATATTTGCCCTTACTGTCACTCTTGCCTTTGCTTTCAACTCAATACCATCTTTCGCTACTGCTGCAACTACTGGAGTTTCAATAACCTTTGGATTTACACTCATTTGAACTGCTTCTAATACATCTCTTCCTGCCAAGTCAATAGCTGCTGCTTTTTCAAAACTTAAAGGGATTCCTGCTCTCTGGGCTGCAATTAAAGCGTTTACAACCCTGTCTACATTTCCACCAGCAAGATAATGAGCTTCTAATTTATCCAAAGTAAGATTTAAACCTGCTTTATGAGCTTTTATCATTGATGTTATTATTATTCCTGGTGGAACCCTTCTTAATCTCATACCAATAAGATCAAAAATTCTTATAGATACACCTGCTGCCAACGCAGAAATCCAAAGTCCCAAAGGAACAAAAGTAAAAAATATGGAGAAGAAAATTATTACTAATATAAAGATAAACAATGCATATACTAAATTCATGTTAAACCCTCCTTACAAAAATTTTATTTCCCTCTACTCTCACAACAATAACCTCTGTCTCTGGGGGTAAATATTCAGATTCCGAATAAACTTCTAATTTTTCTCCCTCTATTTCTGCAAAACCAGTAGGTCTCAACATAGTAAGAGCCCTTCCTTTCTTTCCTATTAAATCAGTTCTTTCTCTTACTGCGATGTATCCTAAATCTCTTTTTTGATCTTCTGGAATACTTAATTTATTCCAAGCTTTACTTTTAGGAAGATAGAAAGCCAAAAATATAATTAAAGATGCTACAGAAAAAAGAGCAGTCAATGTCGCTTGAAAAGTAGTTCCTGAACTACTCAC
It encodes:
- a CDS encoding metalloregulator ArsR/SmtB family transcription factor, whose amino-acid sequence is MRNNKNIQKEISEEMLQSIAEVLNSLAHPLRLKIILYLYEHPASVSEMLQILNVRQPNLSQHLNLLKRLKILKTKRQGRMIYYHLNCPELRDYIINIIELLNKLKLIV
- a CDS encoding YbjQ family protein; this translates as MIITTTDHIPGYEIIEIIGIVKGSSARARHLGKDILAALRNIVGGEVLEYTKLIGESREQAIERMIQEAENLGADAIIGVRFGTTQIMQGVAEILAYGTAVKLKKKE
- the ffh gene encoding signal recognition particle protein, translating into MFESLTDRLQNIFKRLRNRGLLSEKDIEEALREIRQALLEADVHYRVVKELLNKVKEKALKEEVLKSVSPFQQVLKILYEELVDLLGKEKVGINLGNKKPSLIFLVGLQGSGKTTTCAKLAYKLLQEQKRVMLVAGDTFRPAAKKQLEVLGEKIKIPVVQEGNSSKEIIENAIRIGRERLMDILIVDTTGRLHVDEDMMKELEDLTNTFNPSEVLLVLDGMTGQDAINIAEKFNQRISITGIILTKLDGDARGGSALSVRAVTGKPIKFIGIGEKINDLEYFYPDRLAGRILGMGDIATLIERIEANIELEKQERIQEKLKKAKFDLEDFYIQLKEITKIGTFEQILDMLPGIPKNKIKPEVNEKEVKKFLAIIDSMTREERRNPSIINGSRKIRIAKGSGTTVQDVNRLLKQYFQTLEIIKNFSKAKKNIFPFI
- a CDS encoding MATE family efflux transporter yields the protein MKVLDLWNNGDINIRKRLLNLAIPVFIENIFQLLFSFVDMFFVGFLGNVALSAVGLGGQIVNIFIAILASLTTGTLVMIAHSIGAKKYKAAQDYLRNSLSLGIVLSTFLFLFGLFFIDPFLSLLGAKESLARLTSMYLKYILIPGFLLVFIPIISAGLRGAGDTKTPLYVTIVANILNIFGDYVLVFGKLGFPAMGVAGAALASSLSRFIALIYLFIILYHKSSLFNFRLMEILNLQKEKMFQILKIGIPTSLEQLFFSIGALIYATIVLQLGTKAYAAHRIALNIESLSFQPGFAFAVAVTTLVGQFRGAKEDDNAYKASLEAWKIAVTFMGIIGVTLFLFPVYLVKIFSREKDVINMAVLALKIIAFIQPLLATNMVMAGSLRGSGMSKLPMISNGLGMWLIRIPLTYFFINIMKVGFPGAWIAMALDITFKALVNFYFFVIRKSWKKLVVKVSL
- the rimM gene encoding ribosome maturation factor RimM (Essential for efficient processing of 16S rRNA), which encodes MNERRLIRIAKLGEPFGIRGGIKIYSFYDYIFKLRKGQKLYIAEGDTEYIKKEVTLENIHFHGKGYVVYFEEFKDRNSIEKLRGNWLLLEEDLLLELPEGSFYFFQILGLSVYDLNGEFLGTVREIIQTGSNDVFVVENQGKELLLPFIKHVIKEVNIKEKKIVVELIQEL
- a CDS encoding ABC transporter substrate-binding protein, with protein sequence MKTSLRKVLLLLFLLLLLTSHHLAQKKYNESPMLAQLVKQGKLPPVEQRLPKNPVVIKPTEEIGQYGGTWRRAWLGAGDRWGIARISISASNLLRFSSDGKKVIPWLVDKYTVSPDGKIYTFHIREGLKWSDGTPFTADDVIFWYEDIICNKEITPTMPSQFVGSDGKSIAKFEKIDTYTFRIVFPDPKPLFIYDIPAQGWYIDTTHGSLSYYAPKHYLKQFHPKYTPQEQLEKMAKEAGFSRWYELFKFKADWLQNPDLPLTAPWKVVSKSPNEPVFVMERNPYYFAVDPEGNQLPYIDRIVHYLVSDAEMINMKAIAGEIDCQDRHMRVSNYSLFMENAGRGNYRVLRWASAVGSDPALYINQNVKDPIKRKLFQDVRFRQALSLAINRSEINKMLYMGLGTPMQASIPKGAAYYDASWEKAYAQYDPQKAKKILDSMGLKMGKDGFRVGPDGKTIELIISFTTYPGNANINVMELIKSYWENIGIKTIINQIDRSLYVTNCNSGDIEIGVWVMDRCSNFILSPGRILGTITDGPWAPLYARWYWTKGKEGEEPTGDIRKLYELWDQVNQTIDARKRDQLIREIVSLHKKNIWIIGTVGALPSLCIVKNNFRNVPEYLISDAPLFTPLNAYPEQFFIKQ
- the rpsP gene encoding 30S ribosomal protein S16; amino-acid sequence: MVKIRLTRIGAKNRPVYRIVAIDSKRPREGKHLEILGFYDPKTNPETVQLKEDRVKYWLSVGAQPSEAVEKILRKLGIIG
- a CDS encoding KH domain-containing protein — encoded protein: MKELLEYIIKAIVQHPEEVEVREVEGTKSVILEVKVAPEDRGRVIGKQGQTVKALQTIVRVAGLKKGKKVVIEVLQ
- a CDS encoding family 16 glycosylhydrolase, which produces MKPRVFFLLFLILLPLIIGYATQPAPPPVTEENILKNGDFSKPILYITPDYPEIPTGDFDTKGTWLFRTGDGAQATGILENGVLKVSITNGGPNSWSVQVLQSPITIEYLGIYKVEFEAWADKARKIGVKIGGTAGRGWPAYNPGPSGQVDQSGGYAINITTEKKVYTFEFTMKQDTDNKARFEFQLGQDTGNIYIDNVKLKRIGTAEPPAPPPALGEKYWYEVVWQENFDGPSINENIWSFEIGNGHAQGIPGWGNAELQYYKKENAYIENGVLVIEAKKETVSDAYGTYNYTSARMKTQGKFNVKFGRIEFRAKLPKGKGIWPALWTLGEDITQVGWPACGEIDVMELLGHEPNKVYGTVHGPGYSGAQSVGGNYKLPSGDFTQDFNIFAVEWDPIGIKWYVNNVKFFQVTKPELDFKGGWVFNKPFFIIMNVAVGGYWPGYPDKTTVFPQKMYVDYIKVYKGVTMGAIDNGNFEYPLTNDQTNWPDDWFVWFGSQYGMGGTATAKVENKVAVVNVENYGGEPWHVQFNQWVGLSKGKTYKLTFKAKAENGRDINVKFLHPTNYTPYAIKTFTLTSDWQNFDLQFSFNADYPVANLSIELGKTSNPTTGKVYFDDFLLTEVQ
- a CDS encoding MBL fold metallo-hydrolase, yielding MKNTDIYNSILIEPQIWHIFDYRKDSMYLIEGKEKAILFDTGMGTGALKDYLKNLTNKPIEVIISHAHWDHIMQAHQFEKVYMNHKEVEIIKIFNINIDYSNFIDVKTKDIFDLGDRVLEIMEVPGHTPGSIVLLDDKNKIVFTGDAIGAGHTWMHLPGCLPLKEYIINLYNFYERIKDYKKIYHGHLGDNGPLNIKYLKDLIIAVEKIIKGEIKGEPYPYSSFRGLFVTYESATVVYNPENI